The Bradyrhizobium sp. CCGB01 genome segment GCGGAAGCAACTCGCCCATCGCGCATGGAGCGCTGACACCGCACGGCGCCGTGACTGAAAGTTGATCGCGCCCGTCTGGAAATGGCCGTGCCGAGAAAATAGCTGCAACCTCGGCACTTTTCAGCAGCCTCTGCGCGTGATACGGTACCGTATCAACATCGCCTTGAACTGTGCCGAGCACGCAAACGGAGGCTGGCATGAGAGGGTTCGCGCGCACAGGGTTTTTCGCCCTGGCGGGGTCGCTTCTGTTGATTGGATCTGCGACTGCGCAGCCTGCCACCAATGCGGGCTGCACGGCATCGCCATCGGCGGCCGGCACGCAGACCTGGCGCTGCGACAACGGCATCACCATCGTTGCGGAAAACGGCGCCAGATTTGAACTTAAGGACGCCAACCGCGACGGACATATAGACTCCGTGGAGTTGAGCAGCAAAGCGCTGCTGGTCGAGGTCCCCAGAAAGCCCGGCGGCAATCCCTTCAAGGTGCTGACGCCGCAGGCGATCGCCGCCGTGCGCGGGACGAAATGGGCGGTCGACGTCGCCGATGCAAAGACTTCGGTGTTCGTCGCCGACGGCCGCGTCGGCGTGACCCGCAGGAGCCGCGGGCGCGGCGTCGTTTTAGGTCCCGGCGAAGGCGTCGACGTGGAAGCGACCGGCCCTCTGAGCGTCAAGCAGTGGGGCAAGCCGCGCATCGACGCGCTGATGGCACGCCTCGGACAATGAGGCCGGGTCGATAAGGCTCAGCCAATGAGATTTGGACACAGGAAGATTGCAGACCGACCGCATGAGTAGCCGACGCGTTCAGATCCTGGTGGCACTCGTCCTCACCGCGCTGTGGGGCGCGGGCATCTATGCCGGCCACGCCAACGGTCATCTGCGCTTTCTCGATCGGCTCGAGGCGACGCTGACGGATTGGCGGACGCAAGTCCGCGGCGTGAAGGCTGCGCCCGATCTCGTCACCATCGTCGCGATCGACGACACCGTGGTGAAGCGCGGCGGCACCTATCCGCTGCCGCGCGCCGATCTCGCCCGCGTGGTCGACACCATCGTGCAGTTCAAGCCGAAAGTCGTCGCGATCGACCTGCTTCTGGTCGACCGCAGCGCCGCGATCGGCGACGCCACGCTGGCCAACACGCTCGCCACCGGTCCCATGGTGCTCGCCGCCGCGGCGATCTTCCCGTCTGCAAGCGAGACCGTGGAGCCGAGCAGCCAGGGCCCCCTCGCCGTTCTCCCGCAGGCCGAGCGCTTCCTGCTGCCGCTGCCGGCGTTCGCCGATCACGCCGAGGTCGGCGTCGTCAACGTCGCGACGGGACAATCGGGCTCGCCGCTCGCGGTGCCGATGCTGTTCCGGACGCGCGACAAGGTCGAGCTGTCATTTCCCCTGCGCGTTGCGACGCGCGCGCTCGACAAGCCGCTGACGATCGCGCCGGATCATCTCATGCTCGGCGACCGCGCGGTGCCGACCGACACTGACTTCGCGCTGCCGATCACCTATTACGGCCCGCGCCGCACCATCCGCACTGTCAGCGCCCAGAGCATCTTCGACGGCACGCTCAATCGCGCGGCGATCGAGAACCGGATCGTGGTGATCGGCGCTTCGGTCGCCGGCGGCGGCGACTTCTATCCGACGCCGTTCGATTCCCTGATGCCGGGAGTCGAGGTGGTCTCGACCGCAATCACCCATCTGGTCGCCGGCGACGGCATCGTGCGCGACCGCAAGGTCCACATCGCCGACGCGCTCACCGCAATCCTGCTGCCGATGCTGCTGGTGGGCCTGCTCGCCTGGCGGCGCAGCGCGCTCGGCATCACAGCGGCAGCCGCGGCGATGATTGCCTGGGCCGGCCTCAACCTGTTCGCGTTCACGCACGGCGTCTGGCTGAACGCCGCGACCACGCTCGCCGCAGCCGTGCCGCCGGTGGTAGTCTTTGCCGGCGTGCAATTGTGGGCGGGAGGCCGCCGCACGCAATATTTTGCCGCCAAGAGCCGGTCGCTCGCGCAATTCCAGGCGCCGGCCGTGCAGGAGTGGCTGGCGCGTGATCCGAATTTCCTGTCGAAACCGGTCCGGCAAGACGCCGCCGTCGTCTTCATCGATCTCTCGGGCTTCACGGCGCTGAGCGAACGGATCGATCCGGACGAGCTGCAGGACATTCTGAAGGCGTTCCACGTGCTGATCGACAAGACCGCGGTCGATTGCGGCGGCATGATCACCAGTTTTCTCGGCGACGGCGCGATGATCCTGTTCGGCCTGCCAAGTGCGATGCCCGACGATGCGGCGCGCGCGCTGAAATGTTCGATCGACCTGCACCGCGGCGCCGAGCGTTGGATCGCGTCACTGCCATCAGCGATCGGCGGCTGTCTCGGTTTCAAGATCGGAGCGCATTTCGGCCCGATCGTCGCCTCCCGTCTCGGCGAGAGCCACCAGCACATCACGGCAAACGGCGACACCGTCAACGTCGCCAGCCGGCTGATGGAGGTCGCCGCCCAGAACGATGCGCGGCTCGCACTGACCGATACGCTGCTGGATGCGGCCGACTTCCACGGCGCGCCCGACGGCGTTCTGTCAGGCCCCCTGCTCACGCAGGTCCGCGGCCGCTCCGGCGTCGTGACCGTGTGGTTCTGGCGCGATCAGGATGGGCCGGGCCAGGCGGCGACCAGGGCCGAGGTGATCGGCTAATAACCACCGCTGTTGCCCAACACACTGCTGTCGTCCCCGCGCACGCGGGGACCCATACCGCGTGATCTATCGATGAGCGCGGTGCCTGTACCGCGCGAAGACCTGCTCACGACCAGTCCTCGTCAAACCACTCCCTGGCGGTATGGGTCCCTGCGTTCGCAGGGACGACAGTAGAGGAAGGGACGCCGGGCTACCGCGCTTCCGGCGGCGGCGAGCGATCGAGCACGTCGCCCTTGGGGCCTTCGAGCAGATCGATGCCGTAGGTCTCGACCACGAGCGGGCCGCGCTTGCGCTGCAATTGCGCGACCTGTGTCACGCTGCCGAAGAGATCCTCGAGAGCCGGACGGCCGTCCGAGCGCAGCTCGTCGACATAGATCAGCTTGCCGGCAAGCAGCTTTGGATCGGGCTCGGGCATGTTGACCCAGCGAATGCGCTGGTTCTGCTGCAGCACGCAGGTGCCGCGCGGCAGGTAAAACGAGAGCCAGCCGGTCGTGCCGTAATCCGGCGCGAGCACGCAGCTCGCGCCATTGCGCGCGCGCACGGCTTCGATTTCGGCGGCGAGCTCGCGCCAGCCGACGCCAACGCTGCGCACGGTCGCATCGCGGCGATGGCCCGACAGCCAGCCGGTGTTGGCCTGCACGATCAGCGCGGCAAACATCACGATGCCGGTGGGCGCCGCCCAGCGCAGACAAAAATCGACCAGGCGGCGTGCGCGCGGCTGCCACTGCACGAGATTGGCGGCGGCGGCCGCGGCAACGATGAAGGGCGGATAGACCGGCGCGAACCAGTTGGCCTCGACGCGGGCATGCAGCGAATGCCAGACGAAATAGGCGACGATGGTCCAGAACATCGCCTCGATCAGCACGCGCGAGGCCAGCGCGCCGGCCCTGCGCCAGGTCAGCGCATGCAGACCCATCGCACCGAGAATGAAGACCAGCGGGGTCGCGAACGCGATCTGGGTCGGGATCAGCTCGGCGATGAAGACCGGACGGAAGTCTTCGATCTTGGCGCGGCCGAGCTGCTTTGCGAACGAGACCCATTGATGATCTGCGTTCCAGAGGATCACCGGTGAGAACAGCGCGAGGGCAACGAGGCCGCCGAGATACGGCCAGGGCGACAGAAACCAGTGCCGCAGCTTCGGCACGGAGGCGAGCCAGATCAGGATCGCGGCGCCGAAGAACATCGCCGTGTATTTCGATAGCAGCGCCGCGCCGACCGCCGCGCCGACTGCGAGCCACCAGACGCCGCGGCCGGTCTCCAGGACTTTTGCGAGAAAGAACAGCACGAAGCTGGAGGCGACCAGCAGCGGCGCATCCGGCGTCACGATCAGCGTGCCGACCGAGGCCATCATCGTCACGTTGAGCAGGATTGCGCTGGTCGCGGCCACCCGCGCACCGCCGAACAGGATCGCGGCGGAGCGATAGATCGCATAGCTCATCGGCAGCGCGAGCAGGATCGAGACCAGGCGGACGCCGAGCTCGGTGTCGCCGGCGATCATGGTGCCGGCGCGGATCACATAGGCGACCATCGGCGGATGGTCGTAATAGCCCCCGGCGAGGTTCTTCGACCACATCCAGTAATAGGCTTCGTCGAAGGTGATCGGCGTGAACGCGGCGGCGACCAGCCGCAATCCGACCAGCGCAAGAATCACCAGTACGGTGTTGCGGACGATCCGCGCGTCAGCCCCACCCATCCTGCAGCTATTTCTTGCGCCAGACGAACAGTCCGGACATCGCGTAGTTCCACACCACGCCCATCAGCGCACCGGCCATGCCGGCCAGCCACCAGATCGGCTCCTGGTCGTAGACCGAGAAGGCGACGCCGACATTGGCGAGCAGGCCGACGCTGCACACGATGTAGAACGCGATCAGGCCGCGCAGCAGCGCGAAGCCCTTCAGCCGCTGGTCGCGGTAGGTGAGGAAGTTGTTGAGGACGAAATTGCTGGTCATGGCGACGATGGCGCCCGCGGCCTGCGCCTCCGCGAACGGCGCCTTGAACAGCTCAAGTCCGATGAACAGCGTGGTCAGATGCACGACGAGGCCGATGCCGCCGACCATCGCGAACAGGATGAAGCGTAGCGAGACGATGTCGTTGCTCAGCTTGGCCAGGACGAGGCCGAGGAAGTCTAGTGCGACCATGGAATCGAGCTTGCTCTCGCCGTGCTGGCGGGCACCAAAGGTGTAGGGAATCTCGACGGCGCGCAACGTGCCTTGCGCGGAGGCGACGAGATCGAGCAGGATCTTGAAGCCGTGCACCGACAGCTTCGGCGCGAGCTCCTCGAAACGGTCGCGGCGAACCATGAAGAAGCCACTCATGGGATCGGCGATCTCCACCCGCAGCATCTTCTTTGCGACCTCGGTCGCCAGCGCGCTGGCGCCGGCGCGCTGCTTGTTGAAGCCTTCGCTCTTGTAGCCCTCGATGTAGCGGCTGCCGACGACGAGATCGGCCTGCTCGCTCGCGAGCAGCAACAGCATCTTCGGCAACTGGGTCTCGTCGTGCTGAAGGTCGGCATCGATCACGGCGACGTAGGGCGCGCTGGAGGCCAGAATGCCCTCGATGCAGGCGCCCGACAGGCCGCGACGACCGATGCGGCGGACACAGCGCACGCGATTGTCGCGCTGCGCCAGTGCGCGCACGACATCCCAGGTGCCGTCGGGCGAATTGTCGTCGACGAACACGACTTCCCAGGCGACGTTGGCGAGTGTCGCCTCCAGCCGCCGGTACAGCACCGTGACGTTGTCGCGCTCGTTGAACGTCGGGACGATCACCGACAGTTCCGGCGCCTCTTGAGCCTGCGGGGACGTGTCGGGGCCCGGTCTGATCGCTTCATTCATGACGGGAGCGTATATCCGCCGCGTCCTGCGCTGCCAAGTTCTAGCGCTGCCAAGCGAGGGTTTCTCTGGGGAACGGCCCAAAAGGGCCCTAAAATGCCAACGACCCCGGAACGGCGGACCGCGCGTACATCCGGCGCAGGTCCAGGCTATTCCAAGGTCGTCCCAGCGCCGGAGTTTTCGCTCAACGTCGCCGTTAGAAGCTAGATAGGAACGGCAAAACCGCTTCGCAAGGGCCAAAAGGCTCCTTTTTCAGACCCTTGCTAGTTCGGGACTTCCTTGATCACCGGCCCACGTGGCACGGGTGCGGCCGGGACAGCGGGCGCCGCCGCAGCCGGTTCGACCTTTACCGGCCTGGGCGGCTTGCCGTACTGGCCGATCGGCCCGAACACGATGGCGACCGCAAGCACGACCGCCGCGACGATCGCGCCCAGAATGCCACCCACCGACTCAGACGACATGGAAGCCCACCCCTGTTCCAGATGCGCCCAGTGATACCATGGATGCGCGCGGCGCCGGAAGAGCTCCCGGACGGCCTCGGTGAATGGCCTACTTCTGCGGCAGCCGGTGCTTGACGAAGGCCGTCACAATGTCCTTCTGCGCCGACTCGACCGCCCTGTTCGCGGTGGCGAGATGGGCGCCGGAATCGATGTTGGGATATTGCGTGGTGAGATAGTCGAGCAGCGCCACCCGGTAATAT includes the following:
- a CDS encoding glycosyltransferase family 2 protein, with protein sequence MNEAIRPGPDTSPQAQEAPELSVIVPTFNERDNVTVLYRRLEATLANVAWEVVFVDDNSPDGTWDVVRALAQRDNRVRCVRRIGRRGLSGACIEGILASSAPYVAVIDADLQHDETQLPKMLLLLASEQADLVVGSRYIEGYKSEGFNKQRAGASALATEVAKKMLRVEIADPMSGFFMVRRDRFEELAPKLSVHGFKILLDLVASAQGTLRAVEIPYTFGARQHGESKLDSMVALDFLGLVLAKLSNDIVSLRFILFAMVGGIGLVVHLTTLFIGLELFKAPFAEAQAAGAIVAMTSNFVLNNFLTYRDQRLKGFALLRGLIAFYIVCSVGLLANVGVAFSVYDQEPIWWLAGMAGALMGVVWNYAMSGLFVWRKK
- a CDS encoding CHASE2 domain-containing protein, giving the protein MSSRRVQILVALVLTALWGAGIYAGHANGHLRFLDRLEATLTDWRTQVRGVKAAPDLVTIVAIDDTVVKRGGTYPLPRADLARVVDTIVQFKPKVVAIDLLLVDRSAAIGDATLANTLATGPMVLAAAAIFPSASETVEPSSQGPLAVLPQAERFLLPLPAFADHAEVGVVNVATGQSGSPLAVPMLFRTRDKVELSFPLRVATRALDKPLTIAPDHLMLGDRAVPTDTDFALPITYYGPRRTIRTVSAQSIFDGTLNRAAIENRIVVIGASVAGGGDFYPTPFDSLMPGVEVVSTAITHLVAGDGIVRDRKVHIADALTAILLPMLLVGLLAWRRSALGITAAAAAMIAWAGLNLFAFTHGVWLNAATTLAAAVPPVVVFAGVQLWAGGRRTQYFAAKSRSLAQFQAPAVQEWLARDPNFLSKPVRQDAAVVFIDLSGFTALSERIDPDELQDILKAFHVLIDKTAVDCGGMITSFLGDGAMILFGLPSAMPDDAARALKCSIDLHRGAERWIASLPSAIGGCLGFKIGAHFGPIVASRLGESHQHITANGDTVNVASRLMEVAAQNDARLALTDTLLDAADFHGAPDGVLSGPLLTQVRGRSGVVTVWFWRDQDGPGQAATRAEVIG
- a CDS encoding glycosyltransferase family 39 protein — protein: MGGADARIVRNTVLVILALVGLRLVAAAFTPITFDEAYYWMWSKNLAGGYYDHPPMVAYVIRAGTMIAGDTELGVRLVSILLALPMSYAIYRSAAILFGGARVAATSAILLNVTMMASVGTLIVTPDAPLLVASSFVLFFLAKVLETGRGVWWLAVGAAVGAALLSKYTAMFFGAAILIWLASVPKLRHWFLSPWPYLGGLVALALFSPVILWNADHQWVSFAKQLGRAKIEDFRPVFIAELIPTQIAFATPLVFILGAMGLHALTWRRAGALASRVLIEAMFWTIVAYFVWHSLHARVEANWFAPVYPPFIVAAAAAANLVQWQPRARRLVDFCLRWAAPTGIVMFAALIVQANTGWLSGHRRDATVRSVGVGWRELAAEIEAVRARNGASCVLAPDYGTTGWLSFYLPRGTCVLQQNQRIRWVNMPEPDPKLLAGKLIYVDELRSDGRPALEDLFGSVTQVAQLQRKRGPLVVETYGIDLLEGPKGDVLDRSPPPEAR
- a CDS encoding FecR domain-containing protein, translated to MRGFARTGFFALAGSLLLIGSATAQPATNAGCTASPSAAGTQTWRCDNGITIVAENGARFELKDANRDGHIDSVELSSKALLVEVPRKPGGNPFKVLTPQAIAAVRGTKWAVDVADAKTSVFVADGRVGVTRRSRGRGVVLGPGEGVDVEATGPLSVKQWGKPRIDALMARLGQ